A window of Gavia stellata isolate bGavSte3 chromosome 29, bGavSte3.hap2, whole genome shotgun sequence contains these coding sequences:
- the LOC104252563 gene encoding zinc finger and BTB domain-containing protein 8A isoform X1 → MEISSHQFHLLEQLNEQRKQDLFCDCNILVEGKVFKAHRNVLFASSGYFKMLLSQSSKETSQPTIATFEVFSPETFMVILDFVYSGILSLTGQNVIEVMSAASYLQMTDILNVCKTFIKSSLDINEKEKDHYLSLSAKSANSEPAHPSLYRSRRKAKSNPRRSYSIPDEKTNTVNENSWSAYSSYLSSQVILQRAETQLSKRGRKQGSTRKRRKHLGLSQTRDFAQCKSNRAERAGGGCSASESSHISRVREEVEFDAENDVDHDDYGYNNETEVIPKRWSVAQLEQELSRTPEFMELKAEELYTSMPTILGVMSSWNEDDLPRMRFKCPFCTHTVKRRADLKRHLRCHTGERPYPCEACGKRFTRLEHLRNHFQTIHQAGKLICRKCKRHVTDLTGCVVQQGTRRYRLCHKCLAEASFDSIPDDLDAEHSPVSSTGNKRSKWALEEEQKSDEETMEEEPYNLVVRHVNDDIPDEVDEKVKPNLR, encoded by the exons ATGGAGATTTCTTCTCACCAGTTTCACCTCCTGGAGCAGCTAAACGAACAACGGAAGCAAGACTTGTTCTGTGACTGCAATATCCTGGTGGAGGGAAAGGTCTTCAAGGCACATCGCAATGTGCTGTTTGCCAGCAGCGGCTATTTCAAAATGCTCCTGTCGCAGAGCTCGAAGGAGACGAGCCAGCCGACAATAGCTACTTTTGAGGTCTTCTCTCCAGAGACATTTATGGTTATCCTGGACTTTGTGTATTCGGGCATATTGTCTTTAACCGGTCAAAATGTGATCGAAGTAATGTCAGCTGCTAGCTATCTGCAGATGACAGATATTCTTAATGTCTGTAAGACGTTCATTAAGTCCTCACTGGAtattaatgaaaaggaaaaggatcaTTACCTCAGCCTTTCAGCCAAAAGCGCAAACAGCGAACCCGCCCATCCATCTCTTTATCGGTcgagaaggaaagcaaagagcaacCCCAGGCGTTCCTATTCAATCCCGGATGAAAAGACTAACACGGTGAATGAAAATTCCTGGAGCGCTTACAGCAGCTATCTGTCCTCACAGGTGATTCTCCAGCGGGCAGAAACACAGCTATCgaaaagaggcagaaaacagGGCTCAACGAGAAAGCGCCGAAAGCACCTCGGACTGTCACAGACCCGCGATTTCGCACAGTGTAAATCGAACAGAGCGGAGCGGGCCGGCGGAGGTTGCAGCGCGTCAGAGTCCAGCCACATCTCTCGGGTTAGAGAGGAGGTTGAGTTTGATGCCGAGAATGATGTTGATCACGATGATTACGGATATAACAACGAAACGGAAGTGATACCGAAGAGATGGTCGGTCGCTCAGTTAGAACAAGAACTTTCAAGAACTCCTGAGTTCATGGAATTAAAAGCAGAGGAACTGTACACCTCAATGCCCACAATTTTAGGTGTAATGAGTAGTTGGAACGAAG ATGACCTACCTCGGATGCGCTTCAAATGCCCCTTCTGTACGCACACGGTGAAACGACGAGCAGACCTGAAGCGGCATCTTCGGTGTCACACAGGGGAGCGACCGTACCCCTGCGAAGCGTGCGGGAAAAGGTTCACCCGACTGGAGCATTTACGTAACCACTTCCAAACG ATACATCAAGCTGGCAAACTGATCTGCAGAAAATGCAAGCGTCACGTAACTGACCTAACAGGATGTGTTGTTCAGCAAGGAACAAGACGCTACAGACTGTGCCATAAGTGTCTAGCAGAAGCTAGTTTTGACAGCATCCCTGATGATTTAGATGCAGAACATTCTCCTGTCTCCTCCACGGGAAACAAACGTTCCAAATGGGCTTTGGAGGAGGAACAGAAATCAGATGAAGAGACAATGGAGGAAGAACCGTATAATTTGGTTGTCCGACACGTTAATGATGATATTCCAGATGAGGTAGACGAAAAGGTGAAACCAAATCTTAGGTAG
- the LOC104252563 gene encoding zinc finger and BTB domain-containing protein 8A isoform X2 has protein sequence MEISSHQFHLLEQLNEQRKQDLFCDCNILVEGKVFKAHRNVLFASSGYFKMLLSQSSKETSQPTIATFEVFSPETFMVILDFVYSGILSLTGQNVIEVMSAASYLQMTDILNVCKTFIKSSLDINEKEKDHYLSLSAKSANSEPAHPSLYRSRRKAKSNPRRSYSIPDEKTNTVNENSWSAYSSYLSSQVILQRAETQLSKRGRKQGSTRKRRKHLGLSQTRDFAQCKSNRAERAGGGCSASESSHISRVREEVEFDAENDVDHDDYGYNNETEVIPKRWSDDLPRMRFKCPFCTHTVKRRADLKRHLRCHTGERPYPCEACGKRFTRLEHLRNHFQTIHQAGKLICRKCKRHVTDLTGCVVQQGTRRYRLCHKCLAEASFDSIPDDLDAEHSPVSSTGNKRSKWALEEEQKSDEETMEEEPYNLVVRHVNDDIPDEVDEKVKPNLR, from the exons ATGGAGATTTCTTCTCACCAGTTTCACCTCCTGGAGCAGCTAAACGAACAACGGAAGCAAGACTTGTTCTGTGACTGCAATATCCTGGTGGAGGGAAAGGTCTTCAAGGCACATCGCAATGTGCTGTTTGCCAGCAGCGGCTATTTCAAAATGCTCCTGTCGCAGAGCTCGAAGGAGACGAGCCAGCCGACAATAGCTACTTTTGAGGTCTTCTCTCCAGAGACATTTATGGTTATCCTGGACTTTGTGTATTCGGGCATATTGTCTTTAACCGGTCAAAATGTGATCGAAGTAATGTCAGCTGCTAGCTATCTGCAGATGACAGATATTCTTAATGTCTGTAAGACGTTCATTAAGTCCTCACTGGAtattaatgaaaaggaaaaggatcaTTACCTCAGCCTTTCAGCCAAAAGCGCAAACAGCGAACCCGCCCATCCATCTCTTTATCGGTcgagaaggaaagcaaagagcaacCCCAGGCGTTCCTATTCAATCCCGGATGAAAAGACTAACACGGTGAATGAAAATTCCTGGAGCGCTTACAGCAGCTATCTGTCCTCACAGGTGATTCTCCAGCGGGCAGAAACACAGCTATCgaaaagaggcagaaaacagGGCTCAACGAGAAAGCGCCGAAAGCACCTCGGACTGTCACAGACCCGCGATTTCGCACAGTGTAAATCGAACAGAGCGGAGCGGGCCGGCGGAGGTTGCAGCGCGTCAGAGTCCAGCCACATCTCTCGGGTTAGAGAGGAGGTTGAGTTTGATGCCGAGAATGATGTTGATCACGATGATTACGGATATAACAACGAAACGGAAGTGATACCGAAGAGATGGTCG G ATGACCTACCTCGGATGCGCTTCAAATGCCCCTTCTGTACGCACACGGTGAAACGACGAGCAGACCTGAAGCGGCATCTTCGGTGTCACACAGGGGAGCGACCGTACCCCTGCGAAGCGTGCGGGAAAAGGTTCACCCGACTGGAGCATTTACGTAACCACTTCCAAACG ATACATCAAGCTGGCAAACTGATCTGCAGAAAATGCAAGCGTCACGTAACTGACCTAACAGGATGTGTTGTTCAGCAAGGAACAAGACGCTACAGACTGTGCCATAAGTGTCTAGCAGAAGCTAGTTTTGACAGCATCCCTGATGATTTAGATGCAGAACATTCTCCTGTCTCCTCCACGGGAAACAAACGTTCCAAATGGGCTTTGGAGGAGGAACAGAAATCAGATGAAGAGACAATGGAGGAAGAACCGTATAATTTGGTTGTCCGACACGTTAATGATGATATTCCAGATGAGGTAGACGAAAAGGTGAAACCAAATCTTAGGTAG